In Amphiprion ocellaris isolate individual 3 ecotype Okinawa chromosome 3, ASM2253959v1, whole genome shotgun sequence, one genomic interval encodes:
- the LOC111567068 gene encoding neuronal cell adhesion molecule-like isoform X11 has product MERRRMEAALLVLFLGHLVTALEVPLDLPQPPTITHQSPKDYIIDPRENIIIHCEAKGKPHPSFSWTRNGTHFDVDNDPNVSMKAHSGTLVVDISREKVENYEGVYQCTARNKHGTAVSNNIVVRQSRSPLWSKEKIKPIVVQEGVSLVLPCRPPAGLPPPIIFWMDNNFQRLPQSRRVSQSLNGDLYFSNVRREDSRSDYICYARFPHTQTIQQKQPINVRVLNQAPVDERRPTFLIPSGSSSSKMVLRGHVLEMECIAEGLPTPEISWTKVSGDLPARRTSFLHYNKTLRIVNVSESDAGDYRCTAKNQLGAVHHTIHVSVKAAPYWISGPPRNLVLAPRENGVLTCRASGTPKPSITWSMNGIPIENSPKDVSRKVEDDTIIFTEVQTGSSAVYQCNISNDYGYLLSNAFVNVLSEPPRVLTPANKVYQVIKNHQALIDCASFGSPIPKITWFKGSRSISLDGDPYITHDNGTLEIHVAQAQNSGKYTCVARNSLGIYENHVHLEVKEPTRILKQPEYKVVQRGRSVVFECKVKHDPSLIPTMTWLKDDGELPDDERLIVDSDSLTITEVTENDAGVYTCIMNTTLDHDSASAELTVVEATPTPAVVYERPDPPTDLELTDQKKRSVQLTWTPGDEHNSLIQKFLIQYEDSLHHRGHWHNLTEVPGTRTTAHLKLSPYVHYTFRVLALNAMGFSRPSFPSRMYKTDPAAPDENPTGVEGFGTEHNNLVISWKPLSGFQANGPGLHYKVMWRQKALDSEWTTVTVANNSKFVVLGTPTFVPYELKVQAVNNHGDGPEPKIAEGYSGEDLPIAAPENVQAIIVNSTLAEVHWDPVPLHLIRGHLKGYKVYYWRKHSLHKHNPDHMEKDILTFSGNHTRGMLPGLHPFSLYSFNVRVYNGKGEGPPSPTQQFKMPEGVPGPPSSLLVSNPNLDSLTLEWGPPHDRNGHITGYTLKYQPAVASRQVDIATQGWFIGLMCAIALLILILLIICFIQRNKGGKYPVKEKEDAHTDPEFQPMKDDDCTFVEYSDNEDHKPLKGSRTPSNGTVKRDDSDDSLVDYGEGGDGQFNEDGSFIGQYSGKSASRDTAEGHESSEAPSPINAMNSLNSFV; this is encoded by the exons atggagaggaggaggatggaggcagcGCTGCTTGTGCTGTTCCTGGGACACCTGGTCACTGCGCTGGAGGTCCCACTAGACC TGCCACAGCCGCCGACCATAACTCATCAGTCCCCCAAGGATTACATCATTGATCCTCGAGAGAACATTATAATCCACTGCGAAGCGAAGGGGAAGCCACATCCCAG TTTCTCCTGGACAAGAAACGGGACCCACTTTGACGTCGACAACGACCCCAATGTGAGCATGAAGGCCCACTCAGGGACTCTGGTGGTGGATATCAGCAGAGAGAAGGTCGAGAACTACGAGGGGGTGTATCAGTGCACAGCAAGGAACAAACATGGAACTGCTGTTTCCAACAACATAGTCGTCCGACAGTCCA GATCCCCTTTGTGGTCAAAGGAGAAGATCAAGCCAATCGTAGTTCAGGAGGGCGTGTCCTTGGTGCTGCCGTGCCGACCTCCGGCTGGCCTCCCTCCTCCCATCATATTCTGGATGGACAATA ACTTTCAGAGGTTGCCTCAGAGCAGGAGAGTGTCCCAGTCACTGAACGGTGACCTTTACTTCTCCAACGTTCGCCGAGAGGACTCCAGGAGCGACTACATCTGCTACGCCCGCTTCCCTCACACACAAACCATCCAGCAGAAACAGCCCATCAACGTCAGGGTCCTCAACC AAGCCCCAGTGGATGAGAGGAGGCCAACCTTCCTCATCCCATCTGGCTCCTCCAGCTCCAAGATGGTGTTGAGAGGACACGTACTAGAGATGGAGTGCATTGCCGAAGGACT GCCGACCCCTGAAATCTCGTGGACCAAAGTGAGCGGCGATCTACCCGCCAGGCGCACATCCTTCCTGCACTACAACAAGACCCTGCGCATTGTGAACGTGTCAGAATCGGATGCAGGAGATTACCGCTGCACAGCCAAGAACCAGCTGGGCGCGGTGCACCACACCATCCACGTCTCGGTCAAAG CTGCTCCATATTGGATCAGTGGCCCTCCCAGGAACCTTGTTCTAGCTCCAAGAGAGAATGGTGTGCTGACCTGCAGGGCCAGTGGCACACCCAAACCCTCCATTACCTGGTCTATGAATGGCATCCCCATAGAGA ATTCACCGAAGGACGTGAGCAGAAAGGTGGAGGACGACACCATAATCTTCACAGAGGTCCAGACTGGATCCAGTGCTGTGTACCAGTGTAATATCTCCAATGACTACGGTTACCTCCTGTCCAACGCCTTCGTCAACGTCCTCT CGGAGCCGCCCAGAGTGCTGACTCCGGCCAATAAAGTCTACCAGGTCATCAAAAATCACCAGGCCTTGATAGACTGCGCTTCCTTTGGATCACCCATCCCGAAAATTACATG GTTTAAAGGCAGTCGGTCCATCAGCCTGGATGGAGATCCTTACATCACCCACGACAACGGGACTTTAGAGATTCATGTGGCTCAAGCCCAGAATAGTGGAAAATACACCTGCGTTGCCAGAAACAGCCTCGGTATTTATGAGAATCACGTCCACCTGGAGGTCAAAG AGCCCACACGAATCCTGAAGCAGCCGGAGTACAAAGTGGTCCAGAGGGGCAGATCTGTGGTGTTTGAGTGCAAAGTGAAGCACGACCCCTCACTCATTCCCACCATGACCTGGCTCAAAGACGACGGAGAGCTGCCTGATGATGAGAG attgaTTGTGGACTCTGACAGCCTCACCATCACTGAAGTGACAGAGAATGATGCAGGAGTGTACACCTGCATCATGAACACCACTCTGGACCATGATTCAGCCAGCGCTGAGCTCACTGTTGTCG AAGCCACGCCAACACCAGCTGTTGTCTACG AGCGACCCGACCCACCAACTGACCTCGAGCTGACAGACCAGAAAAAGAGGAGTGTTCAGCTCACTTGGACCCCTGGGGATGAACATAACAGCCTTATTCAGA aatttcTGATCCAGTATGAAGACTCGCTGCACCATCGAGGTCACTGGCATAATCTGACAGAGGTCCCTGGAACCAGGACAACAGCTCACCTCAAGCTGTCACCCTACGTTCACTACACCTTCAGAGTTTTGGCTCTGAACGCGATGGGCTTCAGCCGCCCCAGCTTCCCCTCCAGAATGTACAAGACTGATCCTGCAG CTCCAGATGAAAACCCAACAGGTGTAGAGGGATTTGGAACAGAACATAACAATCTTGTAATCTCATGGAAG CCACTGTCAGGCTTCCAGGCTAATGGCCCAGGGCTTCATTACAAAGTGATGTGGAGGCAGAAGGCGCTAGACAGTGAATGGACCACAGTGACTGTGGCCAACAATTCCAAGTTTGTTGTGCTCGGAACGCCCACATTTGTTCCATATGAGCTAAAAGTTCAGGCTGTAAACAACCACGGAGACGGACCTGAACCGAAGATTGCCGAAGGCTACTCAGGAGAGGACT TGCCGATAGCAGCTCCAGAAAATGTGCAGGCTATAATAGTAAACAGCACCCTGGCAGAAGTACACTGGGATCCTGTCCCTTTGCATTTAATACGAGGACATCTCAAAGGATATAAG GTGTACTACTGGAGAAAGCACAGCCTCCACAAGCACAACCCTGATCATATGGAGAAGGACATCCTGACCTTCAGCGGGAACCACACCCGTGGCATGCTGCCTGGTCTGCACCCCTTCAGCCTCTACTCATTCAATGTCAGGGTCTATAACGGCAAAGGAGAGGGTCCCCCGAGCCCAACCCAGCAGTTTAAGATGCCAGAGGGAG TGCCAGGGCCTCCTAGTTCGCTGTTGGTCTCTAACCCAAACCTGGACTCTCTGACCCTTGAATGGGGTCCTCCTCATGACCGCAATGGACACATTACTGGCTACACACTCAAATATCAGCCAG CTGTGGCGAGCAGACAGGTGGACATCGCCACTCAGGGATGGTTCATTGGCCTCATGTGTGCCATCGCTCTGCTCATCCTGATCCTTCTCATAATCTGCTTCATCCAGAGGAATAAAGGAGGGAAATACCCTG TCAAAGAGAAGGAGGATGCACACACAGACCCAGAGTTCCAGCCCATGAAAGACGATGACTGTACTTTTGTGGAATACAG TGACAATGAGGACCATAAACCATTAAAAGGGAGCCGCACGCCGTCTAATGGGACAGTTAAGAGAGACGACAGTGACGACAGTTTAGTTGACTACGGGGAAGGAGGAGACGGACAGTTCAACGAGGATGGCTCCTTTATCGGCCAGTATAGTGGAAAGAGTGCCAGCAGGGACACTGCTGAGGGCCATGAGAGCTCGGAGGCCCCGTCCCCTATAAATGCCATGAACTCCTTGAACTCTTTTGTGTAG
- the LOC111567068 gene encoding neuronal cell adhesion molecule-like isoform X13: protein MKAHSGTLVVDISREKVENYEGVYQCTARNKHGTAVSNNIVVRQSRSPLWSKEKIKPIVVQEGVSLVLPCRPPAGLPPPIIFWMDNNFQRLPQSRRVSQSLNGDLYFSNVRREDSRSDYICYARFPHTQTIQQKQPINVRVLNLDAINDTMADFYNDTDLFSEAPVDERRPTFLIPSGSSSSKMVLRGHVLEMECIAEGLPTPEISWTKVSGDLPARRTSFLHYNKTLRIVNVSESDAGDYRCTAKNQLGAVHHTIHVSVKAAPYWISGPPRNLVLAPRENGVLTCRASGTPKPSITWSMNGIPIENSPKDVSRKVEDDTIIFTEVQTGSSAVYQCNISNDYGYLLSNAFVNVLSEPPRVLTPANKVYQVIKNHQALIDCASFGSPIPKITWFKGSRSISLDGDPYITHDNGTLEIHVAQAQNSGKYTCVARNSLGIYENHVHLEVKEPTRILKQPEYKVVQRGRSVVFECKVKHDPSLIPTMTWLKDDGELPDDERLIVDSDSLTITEVTENDAGVYTCIMNTTLDHDSASAELTVVEATPTPAVVYERPDPPTDLELTDQKKRSVQLTWTPGDEHNSLIQKFLIQYEDSLHHRGHWHNLTEVPGTRTTAHLKLSPYVHYTFRVLALNAMGFSRPSFPSRMYKTDPAAPDENPTGVEGFGTEHNNLVISWKPLSGFQANGPGLHYKVMWRQKALDSEWTTVTVANNSKFVVLGTPTFVPYELKVQAVNNHGDGPEPKIAEGYSGEDLPIAAPENVQAIIVNSTLAEVHWDPVPLHLIRGHLKGYKVYYWRKHSLHKHNPDHMEKDILTFSGNHTRGMLPGLHPFSLYSFNVRVYNGKGEGPPSPTQQFKMPEGVPGPPSSLLVSNPNLDSLTLEWGPPHDRNGHITGYTLKYQPVNNSNELGPVEEVALAANETSITLPTLKYSTRYKFYLNAKTVTGPGPAITQEVVPIMDEGNTQTSHPIAWSPPRRPPHKASPFGNVSYAVGEDGALISWEYWGPEKNVYVEYIVKNSEGEEEWQKELVNGSQNFMLKGLKEGLSYRVRLVAKGHQDQPLHCSEELLVTVPAVASRQVDIATQGWFIGLMCAIALLILILLIICFIQRNKGGKYPVKEKEDAHTDPEFQPMKDDDCTFVEYSDNEDHKPLKGSRTPSNGTVKRDDSDDSLVDYGEGGDGQFNEDGSFIGQYSGKSASRDTAEGHESSEAPSPINAMNSLNSFV from the exons ATGAAGGCCCACTCAGGGACTCTGGTGGTGGATATCAGCAGAGAGAAGGTCGAGAACTACGAGGGGGTGTATCAGTGCACAGCAAGGAACAAACATGGAACTGCTGTTTCCAACAACATAGTCGTCCGACAGTCCA GATCCCCTTTGTGGTCAAAGGAGAAGATCAAGCCAATCGTAGTTCAGGAGGGCGTGTCCTTGGTGCTGCCGTGCCGACCTCCGGCTGGCCTCCCTCCTCCCATCATATTCTGGATGGACAATA ACTTTCAGAGGTTGCCTCAGAGCAGGAGAGTGTCCCAGTCACTGAACGGTGACCTTTACTTCTCCAACGTTCGCCGAGAGGACTCCAGGAGCGACTACATCTGCTACGCCCGCTTCCCTCACACACAAACCATCCAGCAGAAACAGCCCATCAACGTCAGGGTCCTCAACC tggatgcAATCAATGACACAATGGCAGATTTTTACAATGACACTGATTTGTTTAGTG AAGCCCCAGTGGATGAGAGGAGGCCAACCTTCCTCATCCCATCTGGCTCCTCCAGCTCCAAGATGGTGTTGAGAGGACACGTACTAGAGATGGAGTGCATTGCCGAAGGACT GCCGACCCCTGAAATCTCGTGGACCAAAGTGAGCGGCGATCTACCCGCCAGGCGCACATCCTTCCTGCACTACAACAAGACCCTGCGCATTGTGAACGTGTCAGAATCGGATGCAGGAGATTACCGCTGCACAGCCAAGAACCAGCTGGGCGCGGTGCACCACACCATCCACGTCTCGGTCAAAG CTGCTCCATATTGGATCAGTGGCCCTCCCAGGAACCTTGTTCTAGCTCCAAGAGAGAATGGTGTGCTGACCTGCAGGGCCAGTGGCACACCCAAACCCTCCATTACCTGGTCTATGAATGGCATCCCCATAGAGA ATTCACCGAAGGACGTGAGCAGAAAGGTGGAGGACGACACCATAATCTTCACAGAGGTCCAGACTGGATCCAGTGCTGTGTACCAGTGTAATATCTCCAATGACTACGGTTACCTCCTGTCCAACGCCTTCGTCAACGTCCTCT CGGAGCCGCCCAGAGTGCTGACTCCGGCCAATAAAGTCTACCAGGTCATCAAAAATCACCAGGCCTTGATAGACTGCGCTTCCTTTGGATCACCCATCCCGAAAATTACATG GTTTAAAGGCAGTCGGTCCATCAGCCTGGATGGAGATCCTTACATCACCCACGACAACGGGACTTTAGAGATTCATGTGGCTCAAGCCCAGAATAGTGGAAAATACACCTGCGTTGCCAGAAACAGCCTCGGTATTTATGAGAATCACGTCCACCTGGAGGTCAAAG AGCCCACACGAATCCTGAAGCAGCCGGAGTACAAAGTGGTCCAGAGGGGCAGATCTGTGGTGTTTGAGTGCAAAGTGAAGCACGACCCCTCACTCATTCCCACCATGACCTGGCTCAAAGACGACGGAGAGCTGCCTGATGATGAGAG attgaTTGTGGACTCTGACAGCCTCACCATCACTGAAGTGACAGAGAATGATGCAGGAGTGTACACCTGCATCATGAACACCACTCTGGACCATGATTCAGCCAGCGCTGAGCTCACTGTTGTCG AAGCCACGCCAACACCAGCTGTTGTCTACG AGCGACCCGACCCACCAACTGACCTCGAGCTGACAGACCAGAAAAAGAGGAGTGTTCAGCTCACTTGGACCCCTGGGGATGAACATAACAGCCTTATTCAGA aatttcTGATCCAGTATGAAGACTCGCTGCACCATCGAGGTCACTGGCATAATCTGACAGAGGTCCCTGGAACCAGGACAACAGCTCACCTCAAGCTGTCACCCTACGTTCACTACACCTTCAGAGTTTTGGCTCTGAACGCGATGGGCTTCAGCCGCCCCAGCTTCCCCTCCAGAATGTACAAGACTGATCCTGCAG CTCCAGATGAAAACCCAACAGGTGTAGAGGGATTTGGAACAGAACATAACAATCTTGTAATCTCATGGAAG CCACTGTCAGGCTTCCAGGCTAATGGCCCAGGGCTTCATTACAAAGTGATGTGGAGGCAGAAGGCGCTAGACAGTGAATGGACCACAGTGACTGTGGCCAACAATTCCAAGTTTGTTGTGCTCGGAACGCCCACATTTGTTCCATATGAGCTAAAAGTTCAGGCTGTAAACAACCACGGAGACGGACCTGAACCGAAGATTGCCGAAGGCTACTCAGGAGAGGACT TGCCGATAGCAGCTCCAGAAAATGTGCAGGCTATAATAGTAAACAGCACCCTGGCAGAAGTACACTGGGATCCTGTCCCTTTGCATTTAATACGAGGACATCTCAAAGGATATAAG GTGTACTACTGGAGAAAGCACAGCCTCCACAAGCACAACCCTGATCATATGGAGAAGGACATCCTGACCTTCAGCGGGAACCACACCCGTGGCATGCTGCCTGGTCTGCACCCCTTCAGCCTCTACTCATTCAATGTCAGGGTCTATAACGGCAAAGGAGAGGGTCCCCCGAGCCCAACCCAGCAGTTTAAGATGCCAGAGGGAG TGCCAGGGCCTCCTAGTTCGCTGTTGGTCTCTAACCCAAACCTGGACTCTCTGACCCTTGAATGGGGTCCTCCTCATGACCGCAATGGACACATTACTGGCTACACACTCAAATATCAGCCAG TCAATAACTCCAATGAACTGGGCCCAGTGGAGGAGGTGGCCCTGGCCGCCAATGAGACCTCAATCACTTTGCCCACCCTCAAGTACAGCACACGCTACAAGTTTTATTTGAATGCCAAAACAGTCACTGGACCAGGCCCCGCCATTACTCAGGAAGTTGTCCCCATCATGGATGAAG GGAATACCCAAACCTCTCATCCCATTGCATGGTCGCCACCGCGTCGTCCACCCCACAAGG CGAGTCCTTTTGGAAACGTTAGCTACGCCGTTGGTGAAGACGGGGCCCTGATCAGTTGGGAGTACTGGGGCCCGGAGAAAAACGTTTATGTAGAATACATAGTAAAAAACA gtgaaggagaagaggagtgGCAGAAAGAGCTCGTGAATGGCTCTCAGAACTTTATGCTGAAAGGCTTAAAGGAGGGCCTCTCCTATAGGGTGCGTTTGGTGGCCAAGGGTCACCAAGACCAGCCGCTCCACTGCTCCGAGGAGCTTTTGGTCACGGTCCCAG CTGTGGCGAGCAGACAGGTGGACATCGCCACTCAGGGATGGTTCATTGGCCTCATGTGTGCCATCGCTCTGCTCATCCTGATCCTTCTCATAATCTGCTTCATCCAGAGGAATAAAGGAGGGAAATACCCTG TCAAAGAGAAGGAGGATGCACACACAGACCCAGAGTTCCAGCCCATGAAAGACGATGACTGTACTTTTGTGGAATACAG TGACAATGAGGACCATAAACCATTAAAAGGGAGCCGCACGCCGTCTAATGGGACAGTTAAGAGAGACGACAGTGACGACAGTTTAGTTGACTACGGGGAAGGAGGAGACGGACAGTTCAACGAGGATGGCTCCTTTATCGGCCAGTATAGTGGAAAGAGTGCCAGCAGGGACACTGCTGAGGGCCATGAGAGCTCGGAGGCCCCGTCCCCTATAAATGCCATGAACTCCTTGAACTCTTTTGTGTAG